TTGGATTTCGCTTCTTCTTCGTCAATGCCCAGCAATGAAAATACGGTCGCTTGCATATCTTGACGGTGAATACGAACAGAACCACCGCCTAATTCAACGCCGTTTAATACCATGTCATAGGCATCAGATAACGCTTCTTTTGGGTTAGCCGCCAACTCTTCAGGGCTTAAACCGCGTGGAGACGTGAACGGATGGTGCAACGCATAAAGGTTGCCATCGATCATTTCGAACATTGGGAAGTCTGTCACCCAAAGTGGTTTCCAGTCACCTTGCAATAATCCAAGGTCTTCACCCACTTTCAAGCGCAATGCCCCCATTGCTTCTGTCACGATTTGCCAGGTATCAGCGCCGAACAATAACAGGTCGCCTTCTTTAGCATTCACGCGATCCAGAAGCGCCTTGGCAACCTCTTCACCCAGGAATTTCAAAATAGGCGATTGCAAACCATCAATACCATTGTCTATCTGATTTACTTTCAGCCACGCTAAACCTTTAGCGCCATAAATACCGACAAACTTGGCGTAATCATCCAATTGCTTACGCGACAATTCTGCGCCACCAGGAACACAAATGACCGCGACACGTCCCTCAGCATCATTAGCCGGGCCAGAGAAAACCTTGAAATCAACCTCTTTTAAAATATCAGCAACGTCGACCAGTTCCATAGGATTACGCAAATCGGGCTTATCGCTACCGAAACGGCGCATCGCTTCTGAATAGGGCATTCTTGGGAACTCGCCCAAATCCACATTCAACATTTCCATAAACAAATTACGGATCATCTTTTCGGTAATCGCCATCACACCTTCAGCATCAAGGAATGTGGTTTCCAAATCGATCTGAGTAAATTCAGGCTGACGGTCAGCACGTAAGTCTTCATCACGGAAGCATTT
Above is a window of Paraneptunicella aestuarii DNA encoding:
- the aspS gene encoding aspartate--tRNA ligase, with translation MRTDYCGNIDESYVGKEVSLYGWVNRRRDLGGVIFLDLRDREGVVQVVYDPDLPEVFEKANTLRQEFCVSIKGLVRARPEGQVNKGMKTGGIEILGKELEILSRAEPLPLDFNQENSEEQRLRFRYLDLRRPEMADRIKFRSKVTSAVRRFLDDNGFMDIETPILTKATPEGARDYLVPSRTHKGQFFALPQSPQLFKQLLMMAGMDRYYQIVKCFRDEDLRADRQPEFTQIDLETTFLDAEGVMAITEKMIRNLFMEMLNVDLGEFPRMPYSEAMRRFGSDKPDLRNPMELVDVADILKEVDFKVFSGPANDAEGRVAVICVPGGAELSRKQLDDYAKFVGIYGAKGLAWLKVNQIDNGIDGLQSPILKFLGEEVAKALLDRVNAKEGDLLLFGADTWQIVTEAMGALRLKVGEDLGLLQGDWKPLWVTDFPMFEMIDGNLYALHHPFTSPRGLSPEELAANPKEALSDAYDMVLNGVELGGGSVRIHRQDMQATVFSLLGIDEEEAKSKFGFLLDALKYGAPPHAGLAFGLDRLVMLMTGAESIRDVMAFPKTTTAACPLTSAPGFANPEQLQELAIQTVVPVKESSSEEA